In Streptomyces chartreusis NRRL 3882, the following are encoded in one genomic region:
- a CDS encoding SGNH/GDSL hydrolase family protein: MTIVLGTPGLAAADEATGAKDTTYYISLGDSLASGYQPDVDKDTDVAYTDQLYAQLKQRTPGLKHIRLGCTAETTESLLKGGKCDYPNAKSQLDAALQAMAQHHGKVAYVTLSVGANDILLNCVSPAGTLDGACLNSARQSMAKNLAQITGALRKAGTDDTQFVGSTYHNPFLGAWLQGAAGQQAAKESAPLVKAANTGITQVYKSTGFKVADVAGAFSSDDFTTQVNVPGAGEVPANVAKICQLTWACTKKDPHPNAEGHKVIAGAFAAVLAANDAPGASASPSPTSSESATPEPGTDTGANHPTTNGDLAETGASSSTPVLAGAGLAVVAVGTAAVYLARRRRTSEQN, from the coding sequence ATGACGATCGTGCTGGGCACGCCCGGACTGGCCGCCGCCGACGAGGCGACCGGCGCCAAGGACACCACGTACTACATCTCGCTCGGCGACTCCCTGGCCTCTGGCTACCAGCCGGACGTCGACAAGGACACCGACGTCGCCTACACCGACCAGCTCTACGCGCAGCTCAAGCAGCGCACCCCCGGACTGAAGCACATACGCCTGGGCTGCACCGCTGAGACCACCGAGTCTCTGCTCAAGGGCGGAAAGTGCGACTACCCGAACGCCAAGTCGCAACTGGACGCCGCCCTGCAGGCCATGGCCCAGCACCACGGCAAGGTCGCCTACGTGACCCTCAGCGTGGGCGCGAACGACATCCTCCTCAATTGCGTCAGCCCGGCCGGCACGCTCGACGGGGCGTGCCTGAACAGCGCGCGCCAATCCATGGCGAAGAACCTCGCCCAGATCACCGGCGCGCTCCGCAAGGCGGGCACGGACGACACCCAGTTCGTGGGCTCGACGTACCACAACCCGTTCCTGGGAGCCTGGCTGCAGGGGGCCGCGGGGCAGCAGGCCGCCAAGGAGTCGGCACCCCTGGTCAAGGCCGCCAACACCGGGATCACCCAGGTGTACAAGTCGACGGGCTTCAAGGTGGCGGACGTGGCCGGGGCCTTCTCCTCGGACGACTTCACCACCCAGGTGAACGTGCCCGGCGCGGGCGAGGTGCCGGCGAACGTGGCCAAGATCTGTCAGCTGACCTGGGCGTGCACGAAGAAGGACCCGCACCCCAACGCCGAGGGCCACAAAGTGATCGCAGGCGCCTTCGCGGCGGTGCTCGCCGCGAACGACGCGCCCGGTGCGAGCGCGTCCCCGTCCCCGACCTCCAGCGAGTCGGCCACGCCCGAGCCCGGCACGGACACGGGGGCGAACCACCCCACCACGAACGGAGATCTCGCCGAGACCGGCGCGTCGAGCAGCACTCCCGTCCTCGCGGGTGCCGGACTCGCGGTCGTGGCAGTCGGCACCGCCGCGGTCTACCTCGCACGCAGGCGCCGGACCAGCGAACAGAACTGA
- a CDS encoding TetR/AcrR family transcriptional regulator, with product MAHVSAAERRPQLIKAAIGLMAREGVAAGSTRAIAAELGVAQATVHYTFGTKEELYRAVMEQLTHDLIDQVTRAAPTDASFEDTIVTLAEALWRTVLEQPAPHQLLTELSMFALRTPHLKEALQSHCSEVLAVTTRLVDQAAERTGHQLGQPAETFARFFLAGFDGLTMQHLSLPDEEAERVCLRALVSAVLAMDSGTARRGGGAPSRSRAQHAP from the coding sequence ATGGCTCATGTATCCGCGGCGGAGCGCCGCCCACAACTGATCAAGGCGGCCATCGGCCTCATGGCCAGGGAGGGTGTCGCCGCCGGCAGCACCCGCGCGATCGCCGCCGAGCTCGGCGTGGCCCAGGCGACCGTGCACTACACCTTCGGCACGAAGGAGGAGCTGTACCGGGCTGTCATGGAACAGCTCACGCACGACCTGATCGACCAGGTGACACGGGCCGCGCCCACGGACGCGAGCTTCGAGGACACCATCGTCACGCTCGCCGAAGCACTCTGGCGTACCGTGCTCGAACAGCCCGCCCCGCACCAACTGCTCACCGAGCTGAGCATGTTCGCCCTGCGTACGCCACACCTGAAGGAGGCTCTTCAGAGCCACTGCAGCGAGGTCCTGGCGGTGACGACAAGGCTCGTCGACCAGGCCGCCGAACGCACCGGTCACCAGCTCGGCCAGCCCGCTGAGACGTTCGCGAGGTTCTTCCTGGCCGGCTTCGACGGACTGACGATGCAGCACCTGTCCCTGCCGGACGAGGAAGCCGAGCGCGTCTGCCTGCGGGCCTTGGTCTCGGCCGTCCTGGCCATGGACTCCGGCACTGCCCGCCGAGGAGGTGGTGCGCCGTCGCGGTCCCGCGCACAGCATGCGCCGTGA
- a CDS encoding metallophosphoesterase: MTDTSNTRPADGEAQAPQESRLHRLMRYIPLIAPVLLWAVPCWVLLHTGQHWPLPVALVGTALFALGLVGMPLAMVRGHGRRQQDRAAIVGDTLLGTSWALFTWSVLLGVPLRLALTVAGVGESQDRARIVTWAVLGTTAVLLAWGYAEARRVPRVRRLDVQLPRLGAGLDGIRVVLITDTHYGPLDRTRWSARVCETVNSLEADLVCHTGDIADGTAERRRAQAVPLGTVRATRARVYVTGNHEYYSEAQGWVDLMGELGWEPLRNRHLLLERGGDTLVVAGVDDVTAESSGLAGHRAHLAGALNGADPDLPVLLLAHQPKFVDRAAAVGIDLQLSGHTHGGQIWPFHHLVRIDQPALAGLSHHGTRTLLYTSRGTGFWGPPFRVFAPSEITLLVLRSPVKPPRPGRP; encoded by the coding sequence GTGACCGACACCAGCAACACCCGACCCGCCGACGGCGAAGCGCAAGCTCCCCAGGAGAGCCGACTGCACCGCCTGATGCGCTACATCCCCCTGATCGCCCCCGTCCTGCTGTGGGCCGTGCCCTGCTGGGTGCTCCTGCACACCGGCCAGCACTGGCCGCTGCCCGTCGCACTGGTCGGCACCGCCCTGTTCGCCCTCGGCCTCGTCGGTATGCCGCTCGCCATGGTGCGCGGCCACGGCCGGCGTCAGCAGGACCGGGCGGCGATCGTCGGTGACACCCTGCTGGGCACCAGCTGGGCCCTGTTCACCTGGTCCGTTCTGCTCGGCGTCCCCTTGCGGCTCGCCCTGACCGTGGCCGGCGTCGGCGAGAGTCAGGACCGGGCCCGAATCGTCACATGGGCCGTCCTCGGCACAACCGCCGTGCTACTCGCCTGGGGGTACGCCGAAGCCCGCCGCGTGCCGCGCGTGCGCCGACTCGACGTGCAACTCCCCCGGTTGGGTGCCGGGCTGGACGGCATCCGCGTCGTCCTCATCACCGACACCCACTACGGCCCGCTCGATCGCACTCGCTGGTCGGCGCGGGTCTGCGAGACGGTGAACTCTCTGGAAGCCGACCTGGTCTGCCACACCGGCGACATCGCGGACGGCACGGCCGAACGCCGTCGCGCCCAGGCCGTCCCACTCGGTACCGTGCGGGCCACCCGGGCTCGTGTCTACGTCACCGGCAACCACGAGTACTACAGCGAGGCCCAGGGCTGGGTCGACCTCATGGGCGAGCTGGGCTGGGAGCCGCTGCGCAACCGCCACCTGCTGCTCGAACGCGGAGGCGACACCCTCGTGGTCGCCGGCGTGGATGACGTCACCGCCGAGTCCTCCGGCCTGGCGGGCCACCGCGCCCACCTCGCCGGAGCCTTGAACGGCGCCGACCCCGACCTGCCCGTCCTGCTCCTGGCACACCAGCCGAAGTTCGTCGACCGGGCGGCAGCCGTCGGCATCGACCTCCAACTCTCCGGCCACACCCACGGCGGCCAGATCTGGCCCTTCCACCACCTGGTCCGCATCGACCAGCCCGCCCTCGCCGGCCTCAGCCACCACGGCACCCGCACCCTCCTCTACACCAGCCGCGGCACCGGTTTCTGGGGCCCGCCGTTCCGCGTCTTCGCCCCCAGCGAGATCACCCTGCTCGTGCTCCGCTCCCCAGTGAAGCCCCCGCGTCCCGGTCGTCCGTAG